Proteins encoded in a region of the Neodiprion virginianus isolate iyNeoVirg1 chromosome 2, iyNeoVirg1.1, whole genome shotgun sequence genome:
- the LOC124297704 gene encoding probable kinetochore protein nuf2 gives MDKDVEKVYTILVETNYPVSLEEVKNPTSECMIKVVLTFLSGFSIDGNTIQRATFGQEQNLSYSETYHEIISIINLHQVMVKICNQIFIKDFFITDLSSPGQKRARRLIGTLVNFVLYAQNKSEELIEPLNTILTRLNTLNEHVEKKDKNMQFRKDIVLENSKKSAHKEKYVKQIQEIKARLEKRNKAHATDEERAQNAKLTKEKEQQNHESIKQQLFKINENIAEMESTIVESPEEYEAQLANTGQQYAEKEEKLQTLVEKLRAKIELNSQFEKVKDFIIHEHEKFSKVQDVHHKSVNLDKVQSEISKQLNEMQDKIQILREEVANPVNDDSDAIMVNEAQAQCQQHLAPQREMHNKLLSRNEEVQNKFEEASIRYQQSRTKRELLTKTITKLEEEIAHILKDYQDMYTSEIQKEIEIEKLWKERTPIIN, from the exons ATGGATAAAGATGTTGAAAAGGTATATACCATCCTTGTGGAAACAAATTATCCTGTTTCTCTAGAGGAGGTGAAAAATCCAACTTCAGAATGCATGATAAAAGTTGTCCTGACTTTCCTATCAGGATTCTCAATTGACGGGAATACAATTCAAaga GCAACTTTCGGACAGGAACAAAACTTGTCCTATTCAGAGACTTACCACGAGATAATAAGCATAATCAATTTACATCAAGTGATGGTGAAAATATGCAACcagatttttataaaagatttttttatcaccgatTTGTCCAGCCCAG GTCAGAAGAGAGCTAGGAGATTGATTGGGACACTAGTGAATTTTGTTCTCTATGCACAGAATAAATCTGAAGAACTAATAGAACCTTTGAATACTATATTGACGAGATTGAATACTTTGAATGAACATGTGGAAAAGAAAGATAAGAATATGCAGTTTCGTAAGGACATAGTACTAGAAAATTCCAAGAAATCAGCTCataaagaaaaa TATGTGAAACAAATTCAAGAGATAAAAGCCCGActtgagaaaagaaataaagctCATGCTACTGACGAAGAACGAGCGCAAAATGCCAAGTTGACCAAAGAGAAGGAACAACAAAACCATGAATCAATTAAGCAGCAACTTTTTAAG atAAACGAAAACATAGCTGAAATGGAATCTACAATTGTCGAGTCACCAGAAGAATATGAGGCACAACTGGCAAATACTGGGCAGCAATATgctgaaaaagaagagaaactTCAAACACTGGTAGAAAAACTGCGCGCAAAGATCGAGCTAAACAGTCAGTTTGAAAAAGTCAAAGATTTCATTATTCACGAGCATGAAAAGTTTTCTAAAGTGCAGGATGTTCATCATAAATCTGT GAACCTGGATAAAGTACAATCTGAGATCTCAAAACAACTAAACGAAATGCAAGATAAGATACAAATATTGCGTGAGGAAGTGGCAAACCCAGTTAATGATGACAGCGATGCAATAATGGTCAACGAAGCGCAAGCTCAATGCCAGCAGCATCTCGCACCACAGCGTGAAATGCATAACAAATTACTGAG TCGAAatgaagaagttcaaaataaGTTCGAAGAAGCTTCAATTCGTTATCAACAATCACGTACAAAAAGAGAATTATTGACTAAAACAATCACGAAACTAGAAGAAGAAATTGCCCATATTCTGAAGGATTATCAAGACATGTATACTAGTGAGATACAGAAG GAAATCGAGATTGAAAAACTGTGGAAGGAGAGAACTCCGATAATTAACTAA